Below is a genomic region from Candidatus Hydrogenedentota bacterium.
CGTCTTGATGCCCGTGGTGGAACGGTGGAACGCGCCGTTCATCTTGCGAATTTCGTCATGGCGCTCGCCCGGGCCTTCGATAGACGTGCCCGCGAAATTAAAGCCGATGCCGCCAAGCCGCCTGGGCGCGAGCGCGACCACGGCCTCGGCGCGCTCCGCCGGCAGCATGGTCGTGTTCGAGATGAAATGCGTCCGCGCCTTGGCGCTCGCGCGAGCGAGGATATCCATGAAATCGCGGCGCACAAACGGCTCGCCGCCGGTAAAGGTGACGAGGCTGAACCGGGCGACCTGATCGACGACGCGGAACCATTCTTCGGTGCTCAGTTCGCCTTCCATCTGCTTCTTGATGGGCTGGTTTTCAAGCCATTCGATGTACTGGCACATCTTGCAGCGCAGGTTGCAGCGGCGCGTGACCTCGAAATAGTAGTGCCACGCGGGGAAGGCATAGCCGTTCTTCAGAAATCTGTATGGAATGGATGCGTAGACGCGCGTCGCGAACTGGTAAAGATTCGAGACGCTCAAGACGCTTTCCCTGTCGGCTTGAGGCATGTACCTTCTTACTGCTCAGATGGCGCGGAAGCCATTTTCTGGGCACTGGGCTTCAGTAGAAACAACACGCGTGCCTGGAAACCGTATTCCGCCCGCATTCTACACTATGCTGCGGCGGCGTTGCGCTACAGGGCCGGCCCCGATTCCGGCAGGAGGGGAGCCAGGGGGCAACCCTCGCAGCGGGGCACTTTCCGGCAGAAGTCTTTGCCCGTATAGACGATCAGGCCGTGATACTCCTTGAACATGACGACATCCGGCGGAAGATGCCGCTCGAACATGCCGCGCAGTTCCTCGTAGCCGATGTCAGGCGGGGTCAGGCCGTGCCGGCTGAGGATGCGGCGCGTGTAGGCGTCCACGACAAAGACGGGTTTCTCGCAGACGTAAAGCAGAATGTCGTCCGCGGTCTCGGGGCCGATGCCCTTGATCGCGAGCAGTTCCCCGCGCAGTTGCGATAGCGGGCGCCGGGCCATGCGGCGGACACTACCGCCGTGCCGCAGGACGAGGTATTCGCAGAACAGCCGCAGCCGCTCGGCCTTCTGCCGGAAATAGCCGGAAGGGCGTATGGCCGCCTCCAGACGCTCGCGGGGACAGGCCAGGATGGCGCGCGGGTGCAGCAGCCGTTCCGTTTTCAGGCGGATGATCGCGCGCTCGACGTTGAACCAGGCCGTGTTTTGCGTCAGTATGGCGCCAACGACTATCTCAAACGGCGTCTCGCCCGGCCACCAGTGGGTCGGCCCGAAATGTTGGCGGAGTCGCTCGTAGATATGCTTCAGGGTGGTCCGCATGCTCACGGAGCGGCCACGGCAGCCTGCGCGTGCCGGTCGAGGAGCGTGTTCAGCGCGGCAAGCGCCGGGGCCACAGCCTCGGGGATGGTCCCGCTGGCGAAACTGCGCCGGACAGGGCCGTAGGTCACTTCATAGGTGAAGCGGTCCGCTCCGGCGGGATGCGGCGTTTCATCCGGTAACGATTCCAGGTTCGCGGCGTCCAGCAACGCACAAAGGTCGCGCAGTTCCGGCTCGGTCAGCGCGAAGGTCATTTGCCCCCGTTTCCGCGTGAGTTCGCACGCACCGTCCGCATGAATGGCGAGGCGGTCCATCAGCCCCGCGAAGCCGCCACTGCGGACAAACAGGACCAGCGCCCCGCCCGCAACGGGCGTCCGGCCCGGCGCCTGGTTTTCGGCCGCGGTCTTGCGGATAACGACGCTTGCGTGGACGCCTTCTCCTGTTTCTCCGCTGAGGTTGCCCATGTTTATTGCCAATTCGATGTATCCCATGCTCTGGACCAGGACAAGCCGTTTCCCCTCCGGCACATCGGCATACGTGCGCACGAAGGGGGCCTCGAACGCCGCCGCGCCCGCCGTCACGGCAAGCAGGTCGCCTTGCTTGAGCCCAAACGCCCGCACCAACGAGTCGCCCGGGATGTCCGTGACCAGATTACCATAGTCATCAATGCGATAGACGCGACCTCGGGCCTCGTCCTGCGTGATGACGGGCGCCGGCAATTCCAGCCTGACCATGTCTCCGCAGGCGGGCCCGGTTTCCGTAAGCGGCGCGCCGGACGCGAGCGCCGCCGCGACGGGGCCGAAGATGTCTCTGCCGTGGAACGTGCCCGACAGCGCGCCTTCGCGCCATAGCGCCGGATTCTCGAGCGTATGCGCCGCGCGCACGCCGTCGCGTTGCGCCACGAGCGTCAACAGGCCGTTGTCGGGGGCCACGAAGTACTGTCCTTTTCCCGTTTCGAGTGCAATGCCGCGGCGGCTGGTGCCGACACCCGGGTCCACGACGCAGCAGAAGACCGTCCCGGCCGGATATACGTGACAGCCTTCGGCCAGCAGGCGCGCGCCGCCCTCGATGTCGTACGGGGGTATGGCATTCGTCAGCGAGTCGACGCGCGCGTCCGGGAATCTGCTGTAAATAGCGCCTTTCAGGATGCCCACATAGATCGAATCGACGCCGTAGTCCGTGCACAGGACCACTCGTCCGTTCGGCTCGCAAAGGGCTGGAAACGCCAAGACCAG
It encodes:
- a CDS encoding endonuclease III domain-containing protein, coding for MRTTLKHIYERLRQHFGPTHWWPGETPFEIVVGAILTQNTAWFNVERAIIRLKTERLLHPRAILACPRERLEAAIRPSGYFRQKAERLRLFCEYLVLRHGGSVRRMARRPLSQLRGELLAIKGIGPETADDILLYVCEKPVFVVDAYTRRILSRHGLTPPDIGYEELRGMFERHLPPDVVMFKEYHGLIVYTGKDFCRKVPRCEGCPLAPLLPESGPAL
- a CDS encoding SAM-dependent chlorinase/fluorinase → MRPAMIVLLACLVLAFPALCEPNGRVVLCTDYGVDSIYVGILKGAIYSRFPDARVDSLTNAIPPYDIEGGARLLAEGCHVYPAGTVFCCVVDPGVGTSRRGIALETGKGQYFVAPDNGLLTLVAQRDGVRAAHTLENPALWREGALSGTFHGRDIFGPVAAALASGAPLTETGPACGDMVRLELPAPVITQDEARGRVYRIDDYGNLVTDIPGDSLVRAFGLKQGDLLAVTAGAAAFEAPFVRTYADVPEGKRLVLVQSMGYIELAINMGNLSGETGEGVHASVVIRKTAAENQAPGRTPVAGGALVLFVRSGGFAGLMDRLAIHADGACELTRKRGQMTFALTEPELRDLCALLDAANLESLPDETPHPAGADRFTYEVTYGPVRRSFASGTIPEAVAPALAALNTLLDRHAQAAVAAP